From a single Nicotiana tomentosiformis chromosome 2, ASM39032v3, whole genome shotgun sequence genomic region:
- the LOC104099083 gene encoding subtilisin-like protease SBT5.6, giving the protein MKNHKFVVFFLLFLMIFFISSTAETKVYVVYLGEHSGEKTLKEIEDHHCSFLHSVKGTSKEDAKASLVHSYKNVINGFSALLTPQEADMISGMEGVISVFHSDPHEIKPHTTRSWDFVSLLEGTSLTNSGQDLLQNASYGKDIIVGVMDSGVWPESPSFNDEGMEPVPKSWKGICQEGVAFNSSHCNRKLIGARYYLKSYEANFGPLNETRDFRSPRDVDGHGTHTAATVGGRRVANASAIGGFAKGTATGGAQNVRLAIYKVCWPFPDQSLAEGNACLADDIIAAFDDAIADGVHLLSVSLGSQPRTTYYTQDGIAIGSLHALKRNIVVACSAGNDGPTPSTVGNVAPWIITVGASSIDRVFSSPIMLGNGMIVEGQTVTPIRRNRLHPLVYAGDVEIRGTTASNTTGGCFPGTLSRNLVRGKVVLCRGSSMQASMEVKRAGGVAAILGTPFNEIQVTPFLDSTTVAFSYGLHTIRTYIQTEKNPMATLLPGQTLIGTKPAPVMAPFTSKGPNIVDPNILKPDITAPGLNILAAWSEASSPLKLPEDRRVVKYNMQSGTSMSCPHVSAVIALLKSIHPDWSSAAIRSALMTTSTINNVVGRPITNATGDDANPFEYGAGHFRPSRAVDPGLIYDATYEDYLLYLCSQNISLDSSFNCPEEVPEASNLNYPSLAIANIKGSRTVRRVVTNVGKDSSTYILAMRSPPGYVVDIIPKTLRFSKLGEKLSFNITVRAQSVERRNEFAFGWYTWSDGVHVVQSPIAASSA; this is encoded by the exons ATGAAGAATCATAAGTTTGTAGTTTTCTTTTTGCTCTTCCTCATGATATTCTTTATTTCATCTACTGCAGAAACAAAGGTTTATGTAGTGTACCTTGGCGAACACAGTGGAGAGAAGACTttgaaagaaatagaagatcaCCACTGCTCGTTTCTTCATTCTGTCAAGGGTACTTCCAAAGAAGATGCTAAAGCATCACTTGTTCACAGCTACAAGAACGTCATCAATGGCTTCTCTGCTTTGTTAACGCCACAAGAAGCCGATATGATATCAG ggATGGAAGGGGTAATATCAGTATTTCACAGTGATCCTCATGAAATAAAGCCTCATACTACAAGATCTTGGGACTTTGTGAGCTTGTTGGAAGGAACTTCACTGACAAATTCTGGTCAAGATTTGTTGCAAAATGCTAGCTATGGGAAGGATATCATTGTTGGGGTTATGGACAGTG GGGTGTGGCCAGAATCTCCAAGTTTCAATGATGAAGGAATGGAACCAGTTCCAAAGTCATGGAAAGGAATTTGCCAAGAAGGTGTTGCCTTCAACTCCTCCCATTGCAACAG gaAATTAATTGGAGCACGATATTATTTAAAAAGTTACGAGGCAAATTTTGGTCCTCTTAATGAGACAAGGGACTTTCGTTCACCAAGAGACGTAGATGGTCATGGTACTCACACAGCAGCAACAGTAGGTGGTCGAAGAGTTGCCAATGCGTCAGCAATTGGTGGTTTTGCAAAGGGTACAGCAACAGGAGGTGCCCAAAATGTTCGTCTTGCCATTTATAAAGTATGTTGGCCGTTTCCAGATCAGAGCTTAGCTGAGGGAAATGCATGCCTTGCCGATGACATTATTGCTGCTTTTGATGATGCTATAGCTGATGGGGTTCATTTACTTAGTGTTTCCCTTGGGTCTCAACCTAGAACTACATATTACACACAAGATGGTATTGCAATTGGATCTTTACATGCTCTGAAGAGGAATATTGTAGTAGCCTGTAGTGCAGGAAATGATGGTCCAACACCTTCAACTGTTGGAAATGTAGCTCCATGGATTATCACAGTTGGTGCAAGTAGTATAGATCGAGTTTTTTCGTCTCCAATTATGCTCGGAAATGGAATGATCGTCGAG GGGCAAACAGTAACTCCAATAAGGAGGAATAGGTTGCATCCTTTGGTTTATGCAGGAGATGTAGAAATTAGAGGAACTACGGCAAGCAATACAACAGG AGGATGTTTTCCTGGTACACTTTCAAGAAATCTTGTAAGAGGAAAAGTTGTCCTCTGCAGGGGCAGTAGTATGCAGGCATCAATGGAGGTGAAAAGAGCTGGAGGTGTTGCAGCTATTTTAGGAACTCCATTTAACGAGATACAAGTCACCCCTTTTTTGGATTCCACAACAGTTGCTTTTTCATATGGCCTACATACAATCCGAACATATATACAGACTGAAAAAAATCCAATGGCAACACTTCTCCCAGGGCAAACATTGATTGGTACCAAGCCAGCACCAGTCATGGCGCCTTTCACTTCCAAAGGACCAAATATAGTCGATCCTAACATTCTCAAG CCGGATATAACTGCTCCTGGATTAAACATACTAGCCGCATGGAGTGAAGCATCCTCCCCCTTGAAATTGCCAGAGGATCGTCGAGTTGTTAAGTATAACATGCAGTCTGGGACATCCATGTCTTGCCCACATGTTTCAGCTGTAATTGCACTCTTAAAATCCATTCATCCAGATTGGAGCAGTGCTGCAATCAGATCAGCTCTAATGACAACAT CAACAATCAATAATGTGGTTGGTAGACCAATAACAAATGCCACTGGTGATGATGCAAACCCCTTTGAATACGGAGCAGGCCATTTCCGACCATCAAGAGCAGTAGATCCTGGACTCATTTATGATGCAACGTATGAGGATTATCTCCTCTATCTTTGTAGTCAAAACATAAGCCTAGATTCCTCGTTCAATTGTCCTGAGGAAGTACCAGAAGCAAGTAACCTTAACTATCCATCACTTGCAATAGCTAACATCAAAGGATCCAGGACCGTCAGAAGAGTTGTTACAAATGTTGGAAAAGACAGTTCTACTTACATTTTAGCTATGAGATCACCTCCTGGATATGTTGTTGACATCATTCCGAAAACTTTACGCTTCAGCAAGTTGGGAGAGAAACTTAGCTTCAATATAACAGTTAGAGCACAAAGTGTTGAAAGGAGAAATGAGTTTGCCTTTGGTTGGTACACATGGAGTGACGGAGTCCATGTGGTTCAAAGTCCCATTGCAGCATCATCCGCATAA